Proteins encoded in a region of the Planococcus shixiaomingii genome:
- a CDS encoding carbohydrate ABC transporter permease, with translation MKTKAKKRNDNKLAAVLLFPSIFLVLLLVAYPMVSNFQISFFEQSINPNLDPTFIGFQNYTDILTDVEFLKSLGITFLYTFLTVVGSTVVGLAVAIFFNRPFMFRKLSRALIIASYVAPTISLVFAWKYMFNNSYGVINYLTVDVLGLFDQAPLWFDRPSSSFVLVVLFAIWRYFPYAFISFLAILQTIDNTLYEAAEIDGASAWQKFKVVTLPAIMPVLIIVATLRAIWQFYTFEDVFLLTNQVNTLGIYLYQTAFAFNDLGKAASISVILFLILFAVILLTRKRVNANGNG, from the coding sequence ATGAAAACAAAAGCCAAGAAAAGAAACGACAACAAACTCGCAGCCGTCCTGCTCTTTCCGAGCATCTTTCTGGTCTTGCTGCTCGTCGCCTATCCGATGGTTTCGAATTTCCAGATCAGCTTTTTTGAGCAATCGATCAACCCGAATCTGGACCCTACATTTATTGGCTTCCAGAACTACACGGATATTCTGACGGATGTCGAGTTTCTGAAAAGCCTCGGCATCACGTTCCTTTACACATTCCTGACGGTCGTGGGCAGTACGGTCGTGGGGCTGGCCGTCGCGATTTTCTTCAACCGTCCGTTCATGTTCCGGAAATTATCGCGCGCACTCATCATCGCATCTTATGTGGCGCCGACCATCTCGCTAGTTTTTGCCTGGAAATACATGTTCAACAACAGCTACGGCGTCATCAATTACCTGACCGTGGATGTGCTCGGCCTGTTCGATCAGGCGCCGCTCTGGTTTGACCGGCCATCGAGCAGTTTTGTACTGGTCGTGCTGTTCGCGATATGGCGTTACTTCCCGTATGCGTTCATTTCGTTCCTGGCGATTTTGCAGACAATCGACAACACCTTGTATGAAGCGGCTGAAATCGACGGAGCTTCTGCCTGGCAGAAATTCAAAGTCGTGACCTTGCCGGCCATCATGCCTGTCTTGATCATCGTCGCAACGCTTCGCGCCATCTGGCAGTTCTACACGTTCGAGGATGTTTTCCTTCTGACGAACCAAGTAAATACACTCGGGATTTACCTGTACCAGACAGCATTCGCCTTTAACGACCTGGGCAAGGCTGCTTCTATTTCGGTTATCCTGTTCCTCATTTTGTTCGCGGTGATTCTATTAACGAGAAAGCGGGTGAATGCAAATGGCAATGGCTAG
- a CDS encoding sugar phosphate isomerase/epimerase family protein: MKLGTQNQTFFPDAIGEKFRFIKEIGFDGFEIDGKLLVDNLKEVKKAIEETGLPVSAACGGYDGWIGDFSEEKRLNGLREIKEILEALQQVGGKGIVVPAAWGQFSYRLPPMESPRSQEEDREAVTKSLIFLEQAAKETDTIIYLEPLNRYEDHMINTVADARRYIEDNGFERVQVIADFYHMNIEEDNLAETLHTNRDVIGHIHLADNHRFQPGSGSLDFKRLFDGLKKDGYAGYLTLECRVRGDNPEQQYRDSADYLKKALA, translated from the coding sequence ATGAAACTTGGAACACAAAATCAAACTTTTTTTCCGGATGCAATCGGAGAAAAATTTCGCTTTATCAAAGAGATAGGCTTTGACGGATTTGAAATCGACGGCAAGCTGCTGGTTGATAATCTCAAAGAAGTGAAGAAAGCCATCGAGGAAACAGGCCTTCCTGTAAGTGCGGCTTGCGGAGGCTATGACGGCTGGATCGGCGATTTCAGTGAAGAAAAACGGCTGAACGGGCTTCGGGAAATTAAAGAAATTTTGGAAGCTCTGCAGCAAGTGGGCGGAAAAGGCATTGTCGTACCCGCCGCATGGGGACAATTCTCGTATCGCCTGCCGCCGATGGAATCTCCGAGAAGCCAGGAAGAGGATCGGGAAGCCGTCACAAAATCGCTCATCTTTCTGGAGCAAGCGGCGAAAGAAACAGACACCATCATTTACTTGGAGCCGTTGAACCGCTATGAAGATCACATGATCAATACCGTGGCGGATGCAAGGCGTTATATCGAGGACAATGGATTCGAGAGAGTCCAGGTCATCGCGGACTTTTACCATATGAATATTGAGGAAGACAATTTGGCGGAAACGCTGCACACCAACCGGGACGTCATTGGCCATATCCACTTGGCGGATAACCACCGGTTTCAGCCGGGCAGCGGGTCGCTTGACTTCAAGCGCCTGTTCGACGGCTTGAAAAAAGATGGCTACGCAGGGTATTTGACGCTGGAATGCCGTGTCAGAGGCGACAATCCGGAACAGCAGTACCGCGATTCGGCCGACTATTTGAAAAAAGCATTGGCGTAA
- a CDS encoding carbohydrate ABC transporter permease, which translates to MASSKRDRTTKKIFFYIGLAIVMIISLFPFFIMLMTSVKSTTEAIAQTPTLLPKIWTLEHYADIFNPELFPYITYFVNSMVVSLIVAVISVVFSIFGAYAMSKLKFFGRTTINSSFYVVYMFSGLLLIVPLFKIISSLGLYNTKTALTIALIVQTLPAAIFMLKSYFDTIPDDIEEAAMIDGLNRVQIIFYIIMPLSISGIISVFVYAFMIAWNDFLFASVFLSSSGNFTLPIGLNALFSTPDYVWGRMMAASIVTALPVIIMYGISERFIKGGATEGGVKG; encoded by the coding sequence ATGGCTAGCAGCAAGAGAGACAGAACGACCAAAAAGATCTTCTTTTATATCGGCCTTGCGATCGTCATGATCATTTCTCTGTTTCCGTTTTTCATCATGCTCATGACATCTGTTAAAAGTACGACGGAAGCCATTGCGCAGACGCCGACGCTGCTTCCAAAAATCTGGACGCTCGAACATTATGCGGACATCTTCAACCCGGAGCTGTTTCCGTACATCACGTATTTCGTCAACAGCATGGTGGTGTCGTTGATCGTGGCGGTCATTTCGGTCGTCTTCTCGATTTTCGGCGCGTATGCCATGTCGAAGCTGAAGTTTTTCGGCCGCACGACCATCAATTCCAGTTTTTACGTCGTCTATATGTTCTCGGGGCTGCTGTTGATCGTCCCGTTGTTTAAAATCATTTCAAGCCTTGGCCTGTACAATACGAAAACGGCGCTGACGATCGCCTTGATCGTCCAGACGCTGCCGGCAGCCATCTTCATGCTGAAAAGTTATTTCGACACCATCCCGGATGACATCGAAGAAGCGGCGATGATCGATGGCTTGAACCGGGTGCAGATCATTTTCTACATCATCATGCCGTTGTCCATTTCAGGGATCATTTCCGTGTTTGTCTACGCGTTCATGATTGCCTGGAACGATTTCCTGTTTGCATCTGTTTTCTTATCTAGTTCTGGGAATTTCACGCTGCCGATCGGCTTGAACGCCTTGTTCAGCACGCCGGATTACGTCTGGGGCCGCATGATGGCCGCATCGATTGTTACGGCGTTGCCGGTAATCATCATGTACGGAATCTCCGAGCGCTTCATCAAAGGCGGAGCGACCGAGGGTGGCGTAAAAGGTTAA
- a CDS encoding Gfo/Idh/MocA family protein, whose product MEKKKVVIIGGGNIAETVHVPYYQTAKEFEVVAIVGRNAARAQAFAEKHAIPRFYTDADKMYAAEKPDIVSVCTPNSFHYASVIKALENGCHVLCEKPPAISSAEAWDMHQAAKKYNKVLAYNFHNRFAEDVKIIREKAASGMLGDIYVTKVQALRRSGIPGWGYFTNKELQGGGPLIDIGVHMLDAAMYVLGFPAVKKVTAKQFQKIGTKKSSGSFGEWDPEKYEVEDSLFGFIELEGGHLLQIETSFALNIKEDSIMNAEFMGDQAGATLFPAHIYTDEGGELVTLYQKTKADQNCQLKSMAAFVNNCLGKEAMIADGEQGYVIQRIVEALYESAEKGESVSL is encoded by the coding sequence GTGGAGAAGAAAAAGGTAGTCATCATTGGCGGAGGCAATATTGCGGAAACGGTTCATGTTCCGTATTACCAAACCGCAAAAGAGTTCGAAGTCGTGGCGATTGTGGGAAGGAACGCGGCACGGGCGCAAGCCTTTGCGGAAAAACATGCCATTCCCCGGTTTTATACCGACGCGGATAAGATGTACGCGGCGGAAAAGCCGGACATTGTCAGCGTCTGCACGCCGAACAGCTTCCACTACGCGTCCGTCATTAAAGCGCTGGAAAATGGCTGCCACGTCTTATGCGAAAAACCTCCGGCCATCTCCTCTGCTGAAGCATGGGACATGCATCAGGCCGCTAAAAAATACAACAAAGTGCTCGCTTATAACTTCCACAACCGCTTTGCAGAGGACGTAAAAATTATCCGGGAAAAAGCAGCATCCGGAATGCTTGGCGACATCTACGTCACGAAAGTCCAGGCACTGCGGCGCAGCGGCATCCCGGGCTGGGGCTATTTCACCAACAAAGAGCTGCAGGGCGGCGGGCCGCTGATCGACATTGGTGTCCATATGCTTGATGCCGCCATGTATGTGCTGGGCTTCCCGGCAGTCAAAAAAGTGACGGCCAAGCAGTTCCAGAAAATCGGCACGAAAAAATCCAGCGGCTCATTCGGTGAATGGGATCCGGAGAAATACGAAGTGGAAGATTCACTTTTCGGTTTTATCGAACTTGAAGGAGGGCACTTGCTTCAAATCGAAACTTCGTTTGCGCTGAATATAAAGGAAGACTCCATCATGAATGCCGAATTTATGGGAGACCAGGCGGGAGCTACGTTATTCCCTGCGCACATCTACACGGATGAAGGCGGGGAGCTGGTCACCCTTTATCAAAAAACTAAAGCCGATCAGAACTGCCAGCTCAAAAGCATGGCTGCGTTTGTCAACAACTGTCTTGGCAAAGAAGCCATGATTGCGGACGGCGAGCAAGGCTATGTCATCCAGCGAATCGTCGAGGCGTTATACGAATCAGCTGAAAAGGGTGAGAGCGTATCGCTATGA
- a CDS encoding glycoside hydrolase family 65 protein encodes MIRKRTLTEKAFNLQYMKKYGSLMAQGNGYLGMRAAHEEAYTEQTRGIYIAGIYNKAGAEESSDLVNLPDVAGMRIKIDGTVFSLLDGEILHYNRQLDLSTGELRREILWKNREGARFHLLFQRFASKSDLHVIAAKVTITSLDKTAEVEVATGIDAQQTNFGKQHLTEETVRVLDDRLMLGVYETTESGHKVAIAAIAEGSQEAERSFGAKNRQLLQTVKTLIDSGKPYEFEKITVLYTSLDRDLKGMGPEEASVQKAGQAAALGYKALLAASMGKWQAFWQQKQITISSAKPFDQFALDFALYHLEIMTPAHDERFSIGAKGLTGEGYKGHVFWDSEIFILPFHLFTEPETARKLLRYRYLKLEQAKDKAARNGYEGALFPWESALSGHEETPEFAAINIRAGTRQKVASPIAEHHIVADIAYATVQYYEHTQDEAFMAKEGVALLKETALFWISRTTEEGGRLSLKDVIGPDEYTEHVDNNAFTNYMAHFNVKQALTFMARFGQEDEGFKRRAEDFLSRLYLPEANKEGLIPQDDTFLGLPQIDLEKYKKKQGSQGILLDYSRQEVNGMQILKQADVVMLLYLFPNLVSPETAIRNLEYYEAHTIHDSSLSKAIHAIVAARCNKPEMAYRFFQEACLIDLGTNPSSSDEGLHSAALGALWLTTVFGFANVSFEEDALKLDPKLPEAWTELVFPLMHRGRRLEIRLTHENIRVVKHSGPELCVKAAGQEFLLTDQLEIKAVSAQ; translated from the coding sequence ATGATCAGAAAAAGAACATTGACTGAAAAAGCGTTCAATCTGCAGTACATGAAGAAGTACGGCAGCTTGATGGCACAAGGAAACGGCTACCTGGGCATGCGCGCGGCGCATGAGGAAGCGTACACCGAGCAGACGCGGGGCATTTATATCGCCGGCATCTATAACAAGGCCGGAGCAGAGGAATCTTCCGATTTGGTCAACCTGCCGGATGTTGCAGGCATGCGCATCAAAATCGACGGAACCGTCTTTTCCCTGCTGGACGGGGAAATCCTTCATTACAATCGCCAGCTGGATTTGTCGACCGGGGAACTGCGCAGGGAAATCTTGTGGAAAAACAGGGAAGGCGCCAGGTTCCATCTGTTGTTTCAGCGTTTCGCATCGAAATCAGATCTGCACGTCATTGCAGCGAAAGTGACCATCACAAGCCTCGATAAGACGGCGGAAGTGGAAGTGGCCACCGGCATCGATGCCCAGCAGACCAATTTCGGCAAGCAGCATTTGACGGAAGAGACCGTGCGCGTCTTGGATGACCGGTTGATGCTGGGAGTCTATGAAACGACCGAGTCGGGACACAAGGTGGCGATTGCGGCCATCGCTGAAGGCAGTCAGGAGGCCGAACGGAGTTTCGGCGCAAAGAACCGGCAGCTGCTGCAGACGGTGAAAACACTGATCGACAGCGGAAAACCGTATGAATTTGAAAAAATTACTGTTCTTTACACGTCGCTTGACCGTGATTTAAAGGGAATGGGGCCGGAAGAAGCCAGTGTCCAAAAGGCCGGACAAGCGGCTGCCCTCGGCTACAAGGCGCTGCTTGCGGCTTCTATGGGCAAGTGGCAGGCGTTTTGGCAGCAAAAACAAATAACGATTTCTTCCGCCAAGCCGTTCGACCAGTTCGCTCTGGACTTTGCGCTTTATCATCTGGAAATCATGACGCCTGCCCACGATGAGCGTTTCAGCATCGGGGCGAAAGGGCTGACAGGAGAAGGCTACAAAGGGCACGTGTTCTGGGATTCCGAAATCTTCATCTTGCCATTCCACTTGTTTACTGAACCGGAGACGGCCAGGAAATTGCTGCGCTACCGCTACTTGAAACTCGAACAAGCAAAAGACAAGGCGGCCCGGAACGGCTATGAGGGAGCGTTGTTTCCGTGGGAAAGCGCGCTCTCGGGTCACGAGGAAACGCCGGAATTCGCCGCCATCAATATCCGCGCGGGAACACGGCAAAAGGTGGCATCGCCCATTGCCGAACACCACATCGTCGCGGATATCGCTTATGCGACCGTGCAGTACTACGAACATACACAAGATGAAGCGTTCATGGCGAAAGAAGGCGTAGCCCTGCTGAAGGAAACCGCTCTTTTCTGGATCAGCCGCACCACTGAAGAGGGCGGACGGCTGTCGCTGAAGGACGTCATCGGGCCGGACGAGTATACGGAGCATGTCGACAACAATGCTTTCACAAACTATATGGCCCACTTTAATGTCAAGCAGGCGCTCACATTTATGGCAAGGTTTGGACAGGAAGACGAAGGCTTCAAGCGGCGCGCGGAGGATTTCCTCAGCCGGCTTTATTTGCCGGAAGCAAATAAAGAAGGGCTGATTCCGCAGGACGACACGTTTTTGGGGCTGCCGCAAATCGATCTGGAAAAATACAAAAAGAAGCAGGGAAGCCAAGGGATCCTGTTGGATTATTCCCGCCAGGAAGTGAACGGCATGCAAATTTTGAAGCAGGCGGATGTCGTTATGCTGCTTTACCTGTTTCCAAATCTGGTTTCACCGGAGACGGCCATCCGCAACCTTGAATACTACGAAGCCCATACGATTCACGACTCTTCGCTGAGCAAAGCCATTCACGCCATTGTGGCGGCACGGTGCAACAAGCCCGAAATGGCGTACCGCTTCTTCCAAGAGGCGTGCCTGATCGATCTGGGGACGAATCCCAGTTCGTCGGATGAAGGCCTACACAGTGCGGCGCTTGGTGCTTTATGGCTGACAACCGTCTTCGGGTTTGCCAATGTGTCTTTTGAAGAGGATGCATTGAAGCTTGATCCGAAATTGCCGGAAGCATGGACAGAGCTGGTATTTCCGCTCATGCACCGGGGGCGGCGTTTGGAAATCCGGTTGACGCATGAGAATATTCGGGTCGTTAAGCATTCGGGCCCTGAACTGTGCGTAAAGGCGGCTGGGCAAGAGTTCCTGCTGACTGACCAACTGGAAATCAAGGCCGTTTCGGCTCAATAG
- a CDS encoding zinc-dependent alcohol dehydrogenase, translating to MKKLVAVKPRVAALIEYEDRTIQPWEVKIAVNAASPKHGTEVADFRGQTPFIEEEFSEEWRMFMPREEGAKGLVFGEMPLGNMIVGKIIEVGDEVVDYEIGDSVCTYGPVMETVIVDGVDNHRLRKMPEGAKWQNAVCYDPAQFALSGVRDANVRAGDYSVIVGLGAIGQIAVQLAKKAGASIVIAVDPIAHRRKVALRNGADFALDPLAVDVGFEIKKLTKKIGADSIIETSGNAAALQGALKGIAYGGTISYVAFGKSFPEGLNFGREAHFNNAKIVFSRAASEPNPDYPRWNRKRIEDTCWDLLMNGYINCEDIIDPIVPFQESADAYVKYVDQNPELSIKMGVALEKGSVHHPKLVPEA from the coding sequence ATGAAAAAGTTAGTTGCAGTTAAACCGAGAGTTGCCGCATTAATCGAATACGAAGACCGCACGATCCAGCCGTGGGAAGTGAAAATCGCGGTGAACGCGGCTTCCCCGAAACACGGAACGGAAGTGGCGGATTTTAGAGGGCAGACGCCATTCATCGAAGAAGAGTTCTCGGAGGAATGGCGCATGTTCATGCCGAGGGAAGAAGGCGCGAAAGGCCTTGTCTTCGGCGAAATGCCGCTCGGCAACATGATTGTCGGGAAAATCATTGAAGTGGGCGATGAAGTGGTGGACTATGAAATCGGTGATTCGGTCTGCACATACGGACCTGTCATGGAAACCGTCATCGTCGATGGCGTAGACAACCACCGTCTGCGCAAAATGCCGGAAGGCGCAAAATGGCAGAACGCGGTTTGCTACGACCCGGCCCAATTCGCCTTGAGCGGCGTGCGGGACGCCAACGTGCGCGCCGGTGATTATTCGGTCATCGTCGGGCTTGGCGCTATCGGGCAGATTGCCGTTCAATTGGCGAAAAAAGCGGGTGCCAGCATCGTCATTGCCGTTGATCCGATTGCGCACCGCCGCAAAGTGGCGCTTCGCAACGGAGCGGACTTCGCACTGGATCCGCTGGCAGTGGATGTCGGATTTGAAATCAAAAAATTGACCAAAAAAATAGGGGCCGACTCGATCATCGAAACGAGCGGCAACGCGGCGGCGCTTCAAGGAGCGCTCAAAGGCATTGCTTACGGCGGCACCATTTCCTATGTCGCTTTTGGAAAATCGTTCCCTGAAGGGTTGAACTTCGGGCGCGAGGCGCATTTCAACAACGCCAAAATCGTCTTTTCACGTGCGGCGAGCGAACCGAATCCGGATTACCCGAGATGGAACCGCAAGCGCATTGAAGACACATGCTGGGATTTGTTGATGAACGGCTATATCAATTGTGAAGACATCATCGACCCTATCGTCCCGTTCCAGGAAAGTGCGGACGCATACGTCAAATACGTCGACCAAAATCCGGAACTGAGCATCAAGATGGGCGTGGCCTTGGAAAAAGGTTCTGTCCATCATCCGAAACTGGTACCGGAAGCATAA
- a CDS encoding glycerate kinase, producing MKIVVAPDSFKGSLSAQGVCQAVKKGIQTVFPEAEVIELPLADGGEGIMESMVYASGGKIVKVTVRDPLLRAIESGFGVLGDGETAVIEMAQASGLPLLREDEQNPLIASSYGTGELIRAALDRGYRKFIIGIGGSATNDAGAGMLRALGMKFYDKAELELEDGGAALGRLARIDPSEFDPRIQHASFLVASDVRNRLCGAAGASAIFGPQKGATPDMVDQLDAALRHFAEVAKEQSGMDLLSFEGGGAAGGMGASLIAFLQADLQSGIGLVMESIDFEGKIQGADMIITGEGRLDAQTLDGKLITGITEAANKAGVPVIALAGAQALSAKQLAEIGLVSAFSIVSGPCTVLEAMEQVETLMTEKTIAIMNLLKTFMLTD from the coding sequence ATGAAAATTGTTGTGGCACCGGACTCTTTCAAAGGTTCGCTTTCGGCACAGGGAGTCTGCCAAGCGGTGAAAAAAGGGATACAGACCGTGTTCCCAGAAGCGGAGGTGATCGAACTGCCTTTGGCGGACGGCGGTGAAGGGATTATGGAAAGCATGGTGTACGCCTCAGGCGGCAAGATCGTGAAGGTGACTGTGCGGGACCCGCTGCTCAGAGCAATCGAATCGGGTTTCGGTGTTTTAGGAGACGGGGAGACGGCCGTCATTGAAATGGCCCAGGCATCCGGCCTGCCGCTCCTGCGGGAAGACGAACAGAATCCGTTGATTGCCTCCAGCTACGGCACCGGTGAACTGATCCGCGCGGCTCTCGACCGGGGCTACCGGAAATTCATCATCGGAATCGGCGGCAGTGCAACGAACGATGCCGGTGCGGGAATGCTCCGGGCGCTCGGCATGAAATTTTATGACAAAGCGGAACTTGAACTGGAAGACGGCGGCGCAGCCCTTGGCCGGTTGGCCCGTATTGATCCTTCGGAGTTCGATCCGCGAATTCAACATGCCAGCTTTCTCGTCGCAAGCGATGTCCGCAACCGGTTGTGCGGAGCGGCTGGCGCTTCCGCCATTTTCGGCCCGCAAAAAGGTGCAACTCCCGATATGGTTGACCAGCTCGATGCGGCGCTCCGGCACTTTGCGGAAGTGGCAAAAGAGCAGAGCGGCATGGACCTCTTGTCTTTCGAAGGGGGCGGCGCAGCAGGCGGGATGGGCGCATCGCTCATCGCTTTTTTGCAAGCTGATCTCCAGTCAGGCATCGGCCTCGTAATGGAGAGCATTGATTTTGAGGGCAAAATACAGGGCGCCGACATGATCATCACAGGGGAAGGGAGGCTGGACGCACAGACGCTTGACGGCAAGCTCATCACCGGCATCACGGAAGCCGCTAACAAAGCGGGTGTGCCAGTCATTGCCCTGGCCGGGGCACAAGCCTTGTCTGCAAAGCAGCTTGCTGAGATTGGGCTCGTTTCCGCCTTCAGCATTGTATCAGGGCCATGCACTGTTTTAGAAGCGATGGAACAAGTGGA
- a CDS encoding ABC transporter substrate-binding protein: protein MIKKSFGLFAIMGLSASLAACSGGGEEGTNEDGSVSIEFMHSQVEQDRITVINDIIEKFEKANPDIQVEPVPVEEDAYNTKIVTLASAGELPEVLEVGQDYARVMDKDQLIDKEAVQTVIDGVGAENFYEGALKLLGTEDGKSYTGMPINGWVQGIWYNKEMLEAEGFEEPTSWDQVMEVAEAFTDGGSKKYGIAMPTVEGGFSEQAFSQFALSNNANVLDGNGELAINTPEMKEALQFYKDLSQYTMPGSNDVTEVNDAFMNGSVPMAIYSTYILPGVFEQGNAEKIGFAIPENKTKAVFGSASALTVASGLEDAQKEAAQKFLTFMAEPENMTDWVLMSPGGAQPVSDLVTESEAYKSNEVVQAFGELSTEIASSFDDIQVFGLVDGKNFLKMGDISSSGEIPKMINGVTVGEQSVDDAIKTAESNLQKVLQ from the coding sequence ATGATCAAAAAGTCGTTTGGGTTATTCGCAATTATGGGGTTGTCGGCAAGTCTTGCAGCGTGCAGCGGCGGTGGAGAAGAAGGAACAAATGAGGACGGCTCGGTGTCAATCGAGTTCATGCACTCGCAAGTGGAGCAGGACCGCATAACGGTCATTAATGACATCATTGAGAAATTCGAAAAGGCAAATCCGGATATCCAAGTAGAGCCGGTACCGGTTGAAGAAGATGCGTACAACACGAAAATCGTGACGTTAGCGAGCGCCGGCGAATTGCCGGAAGTGCTTGAAGTCGGCCAGGACTATGCCCGTGTCATGGACAAAGATCAGCTCATCGACAAAGAAGCCGTGCAGACGGTCATTGACGGAGTTGGGGCGGAAAACTTCTATGAAGGCGCTTTGAAGCTATTGGGCACGGAAGACGGCAAGAGCTATACCGGAATGCCGATCAATGGATGGGTTCAAGGCATCTGGTACAACAAGGAAATGCTTGAAGCTGAAGGATTTGAAGAGCCGACCTCTTGGGACCAGGTCATGGAAGTGGCTGAAGCCTTCACAGACGGCGGCAGCAAGAAATACGGCATCGCCATGCCGACAGTTGAAGGCGGATTTTCTGAGCAGGCATTCTCTCAGTTTGCCCTTTCCAACAACGCCAACGTGTTGGATGGCAATGGCGAATTGGCGATCAACACACCGGAAATGAAAGAAGCGCTGCAGTTCTATAAAGATTTGTCGCAGTATACAATGCCGGGTTCGAATGACGTTACGGAAGTGAACGATGCCTTCATGAACGGTTCTGTTCCGATGGCCATCTATTCGACTTACATTCTTCCAGGTGTATTTGAGCAGGGCAATGCCGAGAAAATCGGTTTTGCGATTCCGGAAAACAAAACAAAAGCGGTATTCGGCAGCGCTTCAGCACTGACTGTTGCGTCAGGGTTGGAAGATGCACAAAAAGAAGCGGCGCAGAAATTCCTGACATTCATGGCAGAGCCTGAAAACATGACGGATTGGGTCTTGATGTCTCCAGGCGGCGCGCAGCCGGTATCGGACTTGGTGACAGAAAGCGAAGCGTACAAGAGCAACGAAGTGGTCCAAGCCTTCGGTGAACTTTCAACCGAAATTGCGAGTTCTTTCGATGACATCCAGGTATTCGGGCTTGTTGACGGCAAGAATTTCCTGAAAATGGGTGACATCTCCAGTTCTGGCGAGATCCCTAAAATGATCAACGGCGTCACGGTCGGTGAACAAAGTGTAGACGACGCGATCAAGACAGCGGAAAGCAACCTGCAAAAAGTTCTGCAATAA